A window of the Cystobacter fuscus genome harbors these coding sequences:
- a CDS encoding FKBP-type peptidyl-prolyl cis-trans isomerase, translated as MTRPSPLLSLCLLLTVAACGSESGDPTKVTYAPALGVDLTAMNRSESGLYTQDQVVGTGIEATNGRLLQVNYSGWLPDGTLFDTSQGRTPFSFTLGQGRVIRGWDEGLVGMKVGGKRRLIIPSDLAYGEQGNYAIPPYSVLIFDVELLSAR; from the coding sequence ATGACGCGTCCGTCCCCCCTGCTCTCCCTCTGTCTCCTGCTCACCGTGGCCGCGTGCGGCTCGGAATCGGGAGACCCCACCAAGGTCACCTACGCGCCCGCGCTGGGCGTGGACCTGACCGCCATGAACCGCAGCGAGTCCGGCCTCTACACGCAGGACCAGGTGGTGGGCACCGGCATCGAGGCCACCAACGGCCGCCTCCTGCAGGTGAACTACTCCGGCTGGCTGCCCGACGGCACGCTCTTCGACACCAGCCAGGGCCGCACCCCCTTCTCCTTCACGCTCGGCCAGGGCCGGGTCATCCGGGGGTGGGACGAGGGCCTCGTGGGCATGAAGGTGGGCGGCAAGCGCCGGCTCATCATCCCCTCCGACCTGGCCTACGGCGAGCAGGGCAACTACGCCATCCCGCCCTACTCCGTGCTCATCTTCGACGTGGAGCTGCTCTCGGCGCGCTGA
- a CDS encoding phospholipase D-like domain-containing protein: protein MKTCWPLLVLAVFLAGCPLPGHRLALRIRDDIPVTPEGRSLAWYQTVGVELEPGNEVELINNGHVFDVLEQEIRAARSSIHILVYIWRAGDPSDRIIQALRERQPGVACRILVDPLGSMRFENTVGPHLVAAGCEVRIFRPLQGTLSALDLKRFQSRLHRKVAVFDGVSGVTGGWGIWKSWLGEGRQPEHWRDASLLVKGPAVRGMQLAFAQNWQEAGGSMLPAEAFPDSIPSAGQARAGFVTHTGAPVLTNAERMTLLAIASAKRRLWISNSYFIPTGAMQDMLIAKAKAGVDVRVLTPASRHHDVGPVLAGQLAIYDRLLEQGVRIFEYEMSMMHSKTLLVDDELSMVGSTNLDPLALSAEEGSLVVDDARMAGQLAQAFEEDLKHSVEVRWDSWRRRGLLKRLSERVTILFGEYL from the coding sequence GTGAAAACCTGTTGGCCGCTGCTCGTCCTCGCCGTGTTCCTCGCGGGTTGTCCACTGCCCGGTCACCGGCTCGCCCTGCGCATCCGCGACGACATCCCCGTCACGCCCGAAGGGCGCTCCCTGGCCTGGTACCAGACGGTGGGCGTGGAGCTGGAGCCCGGCAACGAGGTGGAGCTCATCAACAACGGCCACGTGTTCGACGTGCTCGAGCAGGAGATCCGCGCGGCGCGCTCGAGCATCCACATCCTCGTCTACATCTGGCGCGCGGGAGACCCCTCGGACCGCATCATCCAGGCGCTGCGCGAGCGCCAGCCCGGGGTGGCGTGCCGCATCCTGGTGGATCCCCTGGGCAGCATGCGCTTCGAGAACACCGTGGGGCCGCACCTGGTGGCGGCCGGGTGCGAGGTGCGCATCTTCCGGCCCCTGCAGGGCACCCTGTCGGCGTTGGACCTCAAGCGCTTCCAGTCGCGGCTGCACCGCAAGGTGGCCGTCTTCGACGGGGTGAGCGGGGTGACGGGAGGCTGGGGCATCTGGAAGTCGTGGCTCGGCGAGGGACGGCAGCCCGAGCACTGGCGCGACGCGAGCCTCCTGGTGAAGGGCCCGGCGGTGCGCGGCATGCAACTGGCCTTCGCGCAGAACTGGCAGGAGGCCGGGGGAAGCATGCTGCCGGCCGAGGCCTTTCCCGACTCCATCCCCTCCGCCGGGCAGGCGCGCGCGGGCTTCGTCACCCACACCGGCGCCCCCGTGCTCACCAACGCCGAGCGCATGACGCTGCTCGCCATCGCCTCGGCGAAGCGGCGGCTGTGGATCTCCAACTCCTACTTCATCCCCACCGGCGCCATGCAGGACATGCTCATCGCCAAGGCGAAGGCGGGGGTGGACGTGCGGGTGCTCACGCCGGCCAGCCGCCACCACGACGTGGGCCCGGTGCTCGCGGGGCAGCTCGCCATCTATGACCGGCTGCTCGAGCAGGGGGTGCGCATCTTCGAGTACGAGATGTCGATGATGCATTCCAAGACACTGCTCGTGGACGACGAGCTGTCCATGGTGGGCTCGACGAACCTGGATCCGCTGGCGCTGAGCGCCGAGGAGGGCTCGCTGGTGGTGGATGACGCGCGGATGGCCGGGCAGCTCGCCCAGGCGTTCGAGGAGGATTTGAAGCACTCCGTCGAGGTCCGCTGGGATTCCTGGCGCCGCCGCGGTCTGCTCAAACGTCTGTCCGAGCGGGTGACGATCCTCTTCGGCGAGTACCTGTGA
- a CDS encoding sterol desaturase family protein: protein MEGAMGFLKSFLAVYQDERFFLVGVCSTLLSVGAFLAFALPWTWVAYKNPESLRRYRVQGRDFPIKHWLWPSLGRLAINSLLSFLGLVLAWPFARHVSGIHMGALPPWYVMVAQIAFFIVLDDFLYYWMHRTLHTPWLYKHVHSVHHRITIPFALTGNYMHAVEFVATSTLVLIGPSLVGAHVVTLWAWIIFRQFEAADGHCGYDVPWNPGLLVPFYKGSAYHDFHHRRFFGNYAGFFAYLDKLFGGTYSKGYEEYRRAHQHGAPPEPQPQPQPQPQPEP from the coding sequence ATGGAAGGCGCCATGGGTTTTCTCAAGAGCTTCTTGGCGGTGTACCAAGACGAGCGCTTCTTCCTCGTTGGCGTCTGTTCGACGCTCTTGAGTGTGGGTGCTTTCCTCGCCTTCGCGCTGCCCTGGACGTGGGTGGCCTACAAGAACCCCGAGTCCCTGCGGCGCTACCGGGTGCAGGGGCGCGACTTCCCCATCAAGCACTGGCTCTGGCCCTCGCTGGGCCGCCTGGCCATCAACAGCCTGCTGTCCTTCCTTGGGCTGGTGCTCGCCTGGCCCTTCGCGCGCCACGTGTCGGGCATCCACATGGGGGCCCTGCCTCCCTGGTACGTGATGGTGGCGCAGATCGCCTTCTTCATCGTCCTGGATGACTTCCTCTATTACTGGATGCACCGGACGCTCCACACCCCGTGGCTGTACAAGCACGTCCACTCCGTGCACCACCGCATCACCATCCCCTTCGCGCTCACCGGCAATTACATGCACGCCGTCGAGTTCGTGGCGACCTCGACGCTGGTGCTCATCGGGCCCTCGCTCGTGGGGGCGCACGTGGTGACGCTGTGGGCGTGGATCATCTTCCGGCAGTTCGAGGCGGCCGATGGTCACTGCGGCTACGACGTGCCGTGGAACCCGGGACTGCTCGTGCCCTTCTACAAGGGCTCGGCCTACCACGACTTCCACCACCGGCGGTTCTTCGGCAACTACGCTGGCTTCTTCGCCTACCTGGACAAGCTCTTCGGCGGCACCTACTCCAAGGGTTATGAGGAGTACCGCCGGGCCCACCAGCATGGCGCCCCGCCGGAGCCCCAGCCCCAGCCCCAGCCCCAACCCCAGCCGGAGCCCTGA
- a CDS encoding DUF2378 family protein has product MARERWVFEHTVDGLFRSALGGRLSAPALQALSQVGIDLSRPLLPAYSSETWARALRIAAADLFPGQPPEASWRRLGQEVINGLVHTLVGNAMVNVATLLGPLRFLRRLNPTLRNADNYVESRVEELGPTSCEVWINEVMEQPAYHQGMLEALVALAGGREARARFLSSEGPGARFLVEWELPEAR; this is encoded by the coding sequence GTGGCACGGGAGCGGTGGGTGTTCGAGCACACGGTGGATGGACTCTTCCGGAGCGCGTTGGGGGGCCGGTTGTCGGCCCCGGCGCTCCAGGCGCTGAGCCAGGTGGGCATCGATCTGTCCCGGCCGCTGCTGCCCGCCTATTCCAGTGAGACGTGGGCGCGCGCCCTGCGCATCGCCGCCGCGGACCTGTTCCCGGGTCAGCCGCCCGAGGCGTCCTGGCGCCGGCTCGGCCAGGAGGTCATCAACGGCCTGGTGCACACGCTGGTGGGCAACGCCATGGTGAACGTGGCCACCCTGCTCGGACCGCTGCGCTTCCTGCGCCGGCTCAATCCCACCCTGCGCAACGCGGACAACTACGTGGAGTCTCGCGTCGAGGAGCTCGGCCCCACCTCGTGCGAGGTGTGGATCAACGAGGTCATGGAGCAGCCGGCCTATCACCAGGGCATGCTCGAGGCCCTCGTCGCGCTCGCCGGAGGCCGCGAGGCGCGCGCCCGCTTCCTGTCTTCCGAGGGCCCGGGCGCGCGCTTCCTCGTGGAGTGGGAGCTGCCCGAGGCGAGGTGA
- a CDS encoding ATP-binding protein, giving the protein MGFVVRLLAVLDAMLSERLRGGASEELDRGRLLVATLWVLLLCDVFFLLFYVPFVPYPGMVSMGVVCGLGYGASLLTLRWGVATRPAALMLCTMLTGGIMATSLSVEGGPEGAHPICMLIPLLAVYLLGPRPGLLFTLVGGMNVAVVVPLVHARVPGLGMRNFFTAFFMFGAWALCCLLIVARDHASRALEQALRAQRDHERKLTSLLENTEDVVCSVDVQGRLIAANPALVEVYRELLGEEPEPGRPLLPPGAPESLRKRWETCCAKVFSGKRVRFEASPSSLKHPRVLDLSLTPVLDGAGRVVGMTLFGRDISDRKEAEARLGEMHRNLLDVSRRAGMAEIATGVLHNVGNALNSVNVSVNLLAERLLQSRVPGGLTRATGLLREHEEDLCAFFLDARGRQLPGYLGALAGQLAEEREEFLDEVRTLQKSVEHIKSVVSMQQEHAHFSGVVERLDVTELLDDALRLHAVSLERQGIGVRREYTEAMMVRLDRHKLLQILLNLLTNAGHALMESGRPDKLLTIRVERVPPERVRIAVADNGIGIAPEDTPRLFTQGFTTKKDGHGFGLHISALAAREMDAFLSCSSEGRGQGATFTIDLPMSGEESRA; this is encoded by the coding sequence GTGGGCTTCGTGGTCCGGCTGCTGGCGGTGCTGGACGCGATGCTGTCCGAGCGGCTGCGCGGCGGTGCGAGCGAGGAGTTGGATCGGGGCCGGCTGCTGGTGGCGACCCTCTGGGTGCTGCTGCTGTGCGACGTGTTTTTCCTGCTCTTCTACGTGCCCTTCGTGCCGTACCCCGGGATGGTGTCCATGGGGGTGGTGTGCGGCCTGGGGTACGGGGCCTCGTTGCTGACGCTGCGCTGGGGCGTCGCCACGCGTCCCGCGGCGCTGATGCTGTGCACCATGCTCACTGGCGGCATCATGGCCACCTCGTTGAGCGTGGAGGGTGGGCCCGAGGGGGCGCATCCCATCTGCATGCTCATTCCCCTGCTGGCGGTCTACCTGCTGGGACCGCGCCCGGGCCTGCTCTTCACGCTGGTGGGGGGAATGAATGTGGCCGTGGTGGTGCCGCTGGTGCACGCGCGGGTGCCGGGGCTCGGGATGCGCAACTTCTTCACCGCCTTCTTCATGTTCGGGGCGTGGGCGCTGTGCTGCCTGCTCATCGTGGCGCGCGATCACGCCAGCCGCGCGCTCGAGCAGGCCCTGCGGGCGCAGCGCGACCACGAGCGCAAGCTGACGAGCCTGCTGGAGAACACCGAGGACGTCGTGTGCTCGGTGGATGTGCAGGGGCGGCTCATCGCGGCCAACCCGGCGCTCGTGGAGGTGTACCGGGAGCTGCTCGGGGAAGAGCCGGAGCCGGGCAGGCCCCTGCTGCCGCCCGGCGCGCCCGAGTCGCTGCGCAAGCGCTGGGAGACGTGCTGCGCGAAGGTGTTCTCCGGCAAGCGCGTGCGCTTCGAGGCCTCGCCCTCCTCGCTCAAGCACCCGCGCGTGTTGGACCTGTCGCTCACCCCGGTGCTCGACGGCGCGGGCCGCGTGGTGGGGATGACCTTGTTCGGCCGCGACATCTCCGACCGCAAGGAGGCCGAGGCGCGCCTGGGGGAGATGCACCGCAACCTGCTGGACGTGTCCCGGCGGGCGGGCATGGCGGAGATCGCCACCGGGGTGCTGCACAACGTGGGCAACGCGCTCAACAGCGTCAACGTGTCGGTGAACCTGCTGGCCGAGCGGCTCCTCCAGTCGCGCGTGCCCGGTGGCCTCACCCGCGCCACGGGCCTCTTGCGCGAGCACGAGGAGGACCTGTGCGCCTTCTTCCTGGATGCGCGCGGGCGGCAGCTGCCCGGCTATCTTGGGGCGCTCGCTGGTCAGCTCGCCGAGGAACGCGAGGAGTTCCTGGACGAGGTGCGCACCCTGCAGAAGAGCGTGGAGCACATCAAGTCGGTGGTGAGCATGCAACAGGAGCACGCCCACTTCTCGGGCGTGGTGGAGCGCCTGGACGTGACGGAGTTGCTGGATGACGCGCTGCGGCTGCACGCCGTGTCCCTGGAGCGCCAGGGCATCGGGGTGCGGCGCGAGTACACCGAGGCGATGATGGTCCGGTTGGATCGACACAAGCTCTTGCAAATCCTCCTCAACCTGCTGACCAACGCGGGCCATGCCCTGATGGAGAGCGGGCGGCCGGACAAGCTGCTCACCATCCGGGTGGAACGGGTGCCCCCCGAGCGGGTCCGTATCGCGGTGGCGGATAATGGGATAGGCATTGCGCCGGAGGATACGCCGCGCTTGTTCACCCAGGGGTTCACGACGAAGAAGGATGGCCACGGGTTTGGCCTCCACATCAGCGCGCTGGCGGCCCGGGAGATGGACGCGTTCCTCTCCTGCTCGAGCGAGGGCCGGGGCCAGGGCGCCACCTTCACCATTGATCTGCCCATGTCGGGAGAGGAGAGCAGGGCATGA
- a CDS encoding ATP-binding protein, whose translation MSAPITPNRRILVVDDNQAIHQDFRKILCPPPATAALDAMEAALFGDVAAAPVDAGFVVDSAYQGEEGVGLVKAALAQGKPYALAFVDIRMPPGIDGVETALRLWKEDEDLQVVLCSAYSDYSWEEMTQRLGISQRLLILRKPFDNIEVRQLAHALSEKWSLLRQSHKRMEDLKQEVQEWTRELAVANDRLRKEMEDRARLEARLVQAQRLEALGRLTAGLAHEINNPLSVIMASVGFLRSELDESTKGGRPVDAGELSDVCADALIGAERILRIVNDFRLFSRLDGEPQKQVDLRDVLDHALSGASYNLGPRARVIRDFQDIPPVWGSEQGLEQVFLGLLNNAGYAIKEGAEPQVSISAHQREDWVLVEVRDNGVGIPPEHLGRIFDPFFTTKPPGTGTGLGLSICYGIVSGLGGAIEVDSAPGKGSTFRVKLPRAPAESSSASV comes from the coding sequence ATGAGCGCCCCCATCACCCCCAATCGCCGTATCCTCGTGGTGGACGACAACCAGGCCATCCACCAGGACTTCCGCAAGATACTCTGCCCCCCGCCGGCCACCGCCGCGCTGGACGCCATGGAGGCCGCGCTCTTCGGGGACGTGGCGGCGGCGCCCGTGGACGCGGGCTTCGTGGTGGACTCGGCCTACCAGGGCGAGGAGGGCGTGGGGCTGGTGAAGGCCGCCCTGGCCCAGGGCAAGCCGTACGCGCTGGCCTTCGTGGACATCCGCATGCCCCCGGGCATCGACGGCGTGGAGACGGCGCTGCGCCTGTGGAAGGAGGACGAGGACCTGCAGGTGGTGCTCTGCTCGGCCTACTCCGACTACTCCTGGGAGGAGATGACGCAGCGGTTGGGCATCAGCCAGCGCCTGCTGATCCTCCGCAAGCCCTTCGACAACATCGAGGTGCGTCAGCTCGCGCACGCGCTCAGCGAGAAGTGGAGCCTCCTGCGCCAGAGCCACAAGCGCATGGAGGACCTCAAGCAGGAGGTGCAGGAGTGGACGCGCGAGCTGGCGGTGGCCAATGATCGGCTGCGCAAGGAGATGGAAGACCGCGCCCGGCTCGAGGCCCGGCTGGTACAGGCCCAGCGCCTGGAGGCCCTCGGGCGGCTGACGGCGGGGCTGGCGCATGAAATCAACAACCCCTTGAGCGTCATCATGGCGAGCGTGGGCTTCCTGCGCTCGGAGCTGGACGAGTCCACCAAGGGGGGACGGCCGGTGGACGCGGGCGAGTTGAGCGACGTGTGCGCCGACGCGCTCATCGGCGCCGAGCGCATCCTGCGCATCGTCAATGACTTCCGGCTCTTCTCCCGGCTGGACGGCGAGCCGCAGAAGCAGGTGGACCTGCGCGACGTGCTCGACCACGCGCTCTCCGGGGCGAGCTACAACCTGGGGCCCCGGGCGCGGGTGATTCGCGACTTCCAGGACATCCCCCCGGTGTGGGGCAGCGAGCAGGGTCTGGAGCAGGTCTTCCTCGGGCTGCTCAACAACGCCGGCTACGCCATCAAGGAGGGCGCCGAGCCCCAGGTGAGCATCAGCGCGCACCAGCGCGAGGACTGGGTGCTGGTGGAGGTGCGCGACAACGGGGTGGGCATTCCGCCGGAGCACCTGGGCCGCATCTTCGATCCCTTCTTCACGACGAAGCCGCCGGGCACGGGCACGGGCCTGGGCCTGTCCATCTGCTACGGCATCGTCTCGGGACTGGGCGGCGCCATCGAGGTGGACAGCGCGCCGGGCAAGGGCTCCACCTTCCGGGTGAAGCTGCCCCGGGCGCCCGCCGAGTCGTCCTCGGCCTCGGTGTAG
- a CDS encoding GNAT family N-acetyltransferase: MSGAASEVLIRPARAGDAPALGRMGGRLVRMHHALDTRRFMLPGEDVESGYQWWLNRELARSRAVVLVAEREGELVGYAYGTAESRDWNALRDAHGELHDLWVEEAARGAGVGARLAEELVRRLRALGVPRVMLMAAVGNESARRLFARLGWRPTMVEMTREVEPPDGT; this comes from the coding sequence GTGTCTGGCGCGGCGTCCGAGGTGCTCATCCGTCCCGCCCGGGCCGGGGATGCCCCGGCCCTCGGGCGCATGGGGGGCCGGCTCGTGCGGATGCACCACGCCCTGGACACCCGGCGCTTCATGTTGCCGGGAGAGGACGTGGAGTCCGGTTATCAGTGGTGGCTGAACCGGGAGCTCGCGCGCTCGCGCGCGGTGGTGCTCGTGGCCGAGCGGGAGGGCGAGCTCGTGGGCTACGCGTATGGCACCGCGGAGTCGCGGGATTGGAACGCCCTGCGGGACGCGCATGGCGAGCTGCACGACCTGTGGGTGGAGGAAGCCGCGCGGGGCGCGGGGGTGGGGGCGCGGCTGGCCGAGGAGCTGGTGCGGCGGCTGCGAGCCCTGGGCGTGCCGCGGGTGATGCTGATGGCCGCGGTGGGCAACGAGTCCGCGCGGCGGCTCTTCGCCCGGCTTGGCTGGCGTCCCACCATGGTGGAGATGACGCGCGAGGTGGAGCCGCCGGACGGGACGTGA
- a CDS encoding PhoD-like phosphatase N-terminal domain-containing protein, with translation MPVFPSHSSVLTLVAPAEGRLRAPGAPSAVEDGSAYFPQSVASGEPGADGVVLWTRAVDPSQPGAPLVLTLQVAWDEHFAHRVLEVPGLCTTPARDHTLKVRVTNLAPSTRYHYRFVLEKDGRCLGSPHGRTRTGPALASDRPLHFVVAGYRELLGLGDDTCRHLSRHEEDLDFVLLLGDSFLEDCSFPGLSARARRDWCRAWRAHPVMRQVYAHYPVLVLWEGAVPGSGWERNSRRLLCDYLPIRPSWTVFAGPPRPAARPVVSAARLSRRERSWCLPFAA, from the coding sequence GTGCCCGTGTTTCCGTCCCACTCGAGTGTCCTGACCCTCGTCGCTCCGGCGGAAGGCCGCCTCCGGGCGCCTGGCGCGCCGAGCGCCGTGGAGGACGGGAGTGCGTACTTTCCCCAGTCGGTGGCGTCGGGAGAGCCCGGCGCGGATGGCGTGGTGTTGTGGACGCGCGCGGTGGACCCCTCGCAGCCGGGCGCCCCGCTCGTGCTCACCCTCCAGGTGGCCTGGGACGAGCACTTCGCGCACCGGGTGTTGGAGGTACCGGGGTTGTGCACCACGCCCGCGCGCGACCACACCCTGAAGGTGCGGGTGACGAACCTGGCGCCGAGCACGCGCTACCACTACCGCTTCGTCCTGGAGAAGGACGGCCGCTGCCTGGGCTCTCCCCACGGTCGAACCCGCACGGGCCCGGCCCTCGCCTCGGACAGACCCTTGCACTTCGTGGTGGCCGGCTATCGGGAGCTGTTGGGCCTTGGCGACGACACCTGTCGACACCTGTCGCGGCACGAGGAGGATCTCGACTTCGTCCTCCTGTTGGGGGACTCGTTCCTCGAGGACTGCTCCTTCCCTGGCCTGTCGGCACGGGCGCGCCGGGACTGGTGCCGTGCCTGGCGCGCCCACCCGGTGATGCGGCAGGTGTACGCGCACTACCCGGTCCTCGTCCTCTGGGAGGGGGCCGTGCCGGGCTCCGGGTGGGAGCGCAACTCGCGGCGCCTCCTGTGCGACTATCTGCCCATCCGCCCGTCCTGGACGGTGTTCGCCGGACCGCCTCGTCCGGCGGCGCGGCCCGTCGTCTCCGCGGCGCGGCTCTCACGCCGCGAACGTTCCTGGTGCCTGCCGTTCGCGGCCTGA
- a CDS encoding oxygenase MpaB family protein codes for MPSSLWTHDFLDAMRTRTDPLADGVIETLFADGKVGAVNHLMSTLVSNGDLPSNRLPVYVMEYLLRTKACVPQLDTHKLRRGQEVFERYGPEVMMILGFYSLPAAYAARKGVQVLHRTGSLRHRPVRRVFETAQMVVDVMSQGGLEPDGRGVRTTQKVRLVHAAIRHMIRHDRRNPWDTGELGEPLNQEDMAGTLMTFAQVVLEGLRALRIELDSAQQEAWIYAWSAVGRILGVDERLLPEDVDEARQLTRLVRERQIQPSPEGIAMTAALIEGMKELVPDFLEGLPASMIHFFLDQDQWGGLNVADMLHVPRPDWTASIAQAIPSMEGLTEGLTDWVGDHTFLPARLLRLLSKDIVEAMLRAEARGQRTHFHIPQQLQDRWNLKPVGFVPPPPPRRRTSTDSTRRVA; via the coding sequence ATGCCGTCGAGCCTCTGGACTCACGACTTCCTGGACGCGATGCGCACGAGGACGGATCCGCTCGCCGACGGAGTCATCGAGACGCTGTTCGCGGATGGAAAGGTCGGCGCGGTCAATCACTTGATGAGCACGCTGGTGAGCAACGGCGACCTCCCCTCGAACCGGTTGCCTGTGTATGTGATGGAATACCTGCTGCGCACGAAGGCGTGCGTGCCACAACTGGACACCCACAAGCTGCGCCGGGGCCAGGAAGTCTTCGAGCGCTATGGCCCCGAGGTGATGATGATCCTCGGCTTCTACTCCCTGCCGGCGGCGTACGCGGCGCGCAAGGGCGTGCAGGTGCTCCACCGCACGGGCTCGCTGCGTCACCGTCCCGTGCGCCGCGTCTTCGAGACCGCGCAGATGGTGGTGGATGTGATGAGCCAGGGAGGCCTGGAGCCCGACGGCCGCGGGGTGCGCACCACGCAGAAGGTACGGCTGGTGCACGCGGCCATCCGCCACATGATCCGCCATGACCGGCGCAACCCCTGGGACACGGGGGAGCTGGGCGAGCCCCTCAACCAGGAGGACATGGCCGGCACGTTGATGACGTTCGCCCAGGTGGTGCTCGAGGGCCTGCGCGCGTTGCGCATCGAACTGGACTCCGCCCAGCAGGAGGCGTGGATCTACGCCTGGAGCGCCGTGGGACGCATCCTCGGCGTGGACGAGCGGCTGCTGCCCGAGGACGTGGACGAGGCGCGCCAGCTCACCCGGCTCGTGCGCGAGCGGCAGATCCAACCCTCCCCCGAGGGCATCGCCATGACGGCCGCCCTCATCGAGGGCATGAAGGAGCTGGTGCCCGACTTCCTCGAGGGACTGCCCGCGAGCATGATCCACTTCTTCCTGGATCAGGACCAATGGGGGGGCCTCAACGTGGCGGACATGCTGCACGTGCCCCGGCCCGACTGGACCGCCAGCATCGCCCAGGCCATCCCCTCCATGGAGGGGCTCACCGAGGGGCTGACCGACTGGGTGGGAGATCACACCTTCCTGCCGGCCCGGCTGCTGCGGCTGCTCAGCAAGGACATCGTCGAGGCGATGCTGCGCGCGGAAGCCCGGGGCCAGCGCACCCACTTCCACATTCCGCAGCAACTGCAGGACCGCTGGAACCTCAAGCCGGTGGGCTTCGTGCCGCCCCCGCCTCCGAGGCGGCGGACCTCGACGGACTCCACCCGCCGGGTCGCCTGA
- a CDS encoding MFS transporter produces MTSVAASPPADSSALRIPGYRTFLITFMLAMMADNIEHVISYWVAFQKFHSAALGGFAVVSHWLPFLLFSVPVGALNDRFDSRRLIQAGMVLFITASVGWGYFFVTDSLQLWHAMVLLTIHGCAGVLWSTSSQMLLYDIVGSGSLTSAVRLNATARYLGVLVGPGVGSLIMKTLGPTQGIFVNVLFYLPLLLWLMSAPYGRHFRGVTAGPKRAVRGLADIVQTIRDVRELPMVAAMILLAGAASFFIGNSYHAQMPGFAHDLGHGDPGTAYTLLLAADAAGALLAGILLETRGTWLPTEAASAMKLALLWGCSLFTFAFMRSYPAAITVLFLAGFFELSFSSMTQALVQLNAPDAIRGRVLGLFSMSASGLRAFSGVTVGLLGSVTNTHASLAVSALAFVAVAGLLFFRGRPRGA; encoded by the coding sequence ATGACCTCTGTCGCGGCCTCTCCCCCTGCGGATTCGAGCGCGCTCCGTATCCCTGGGTACCGGACCTTCCTCATCACGTTCATGTTGGCGATGATGGCCGACAACATCGAGCACGTGATCAGCTACTGGGTGGCGTTCCAGAAGTTCCACTCGGCGGCGCTGGGCGGGTTCGCGGTGGTGTCCCACTGGCTGCCCTTCCTGCTGTTCTCGGTGCCGGTGGGGGCGCTCAATGACCGGTTCGACTCCCGGCGCCTCATCCAGGCCGGGATGGTGCTCTTCATCACCGCCTCCGTGGGATGGGGATACTTCTTCGTCACGGACTCCTTGCAGCTATGGCACGCGATGGTGCTCCTCACGATTCACGGCTGCGCGGGGGTGCTCTGGAGCACCTCCAGCCAGATGTTGCTCTACGACATCGTGGGCTCGGGCTCACTGACCAGCGCGGTCCGTCTGAACGCGACGGCTCGTTATCTCGGGGTCCTGGTGGGTCCCGGCGTGGGCAGCCTCATCATGAAGACGCTCGGGCCCACCCAGGGCATCTTCGTCAATGTCTTGTTCTATCTGCCCCTGCTGCTCTGGCTCATGAGCGCACCCTATGGCCGGCACTTTCGCGGGGTGACGGCGGGCCCCAAGCGGGCCGTCCGGGGCCTCGCCGACATCGTCCAGACGATCCGCGACGTGCGTGAGCTGCCCATGGTCGCGGCCATGATCCTGCTGGCGGGGGCGGCCTCCTTCTTCATCGGCAACAGCTACCATGCGCAGATGCCGGGCTTCGCCCATGATCTGGGCCATGGAGACCCCGGCACGGCCTATACGCTCCTGCTGGCGGCGGATGCGGCCGGTGCCCTGCTCGCGGGCATCCTGCTCGAGACACGTGGGACATGGCTGCCGACAGAGGCCGCTTCCGCGATGAAGCTTGCATTGCTCTGGGGCTGCTCGCTCTTCACGTTCGCGTTCATGCGCTCGTATCCGGCGGCGATCACCGTGCTGTTCCTGGCCGGGTTCTTCGAGCTGTCCTTCAGCAGCATGACCCAGGCGCTCGTGCAACTGAATGCGCCGGACGCCATTCGAGGTCGCGTGCTGGGGCTCTTCAGCATGTCGGCCTCCGGCCTGCGGGCGTTCAGCGGCGTGACGGTGGGGCTGCTGGGGAGCGTGACCAACACCCATGCGTCGCTCGCCGTGTCCGCCCTGGCCTTCGTGGCGGTGGCCGGCCTGCTGTTCTTCCGCGGACGCCCGCGGGGCGCATAG